A single Brassica rapa cultivar Chiifu-401-42 chromosome A04, CAAS_Brap_v3.01, whole genome shotgun sequence DNA region contains:
- the LOC103864152 gene encoding putative aquaporin NIP4-1, which translates to MTSNGEEIEEEEISRIEKGQAKNCHGGIETVICTSPSIVCLTQKLIAEMIGTYFVIFSGCGVVVVNVLYGGTVTFPGVCVTWGLIVMVMIYSTGHISGAHFNPAVTLTFAIFRRFPWYQVPLYVGAQLAGSLLASLTIRLMFKVTPEAYFGTTPTDSAARALVAEIIISFLLMFVISGVSTDSRAIGELAGIAVGMTIMLNVFVAGPISGASMNPARSLGPAIVMGVYKDIWVYIVGPISGVMAGGFVYNFIRFTDKPLRELTKSASFLRSISPKQ; encoded by the exons ATGACTTCCAATGGTGAAgaaatcgaagaagaagaaatatcaAGAATTGAGAAAGGCCAAGCCAAAAATTGCCATGGAGGAATCGAGACAGTCATATGTACTTCTCCAAGTATTGTTTGCCTTACGCAAAAg TTGATAGCCGAGATGATAGGGACGTACTTTGTAATATTCTCTGGATGTGGAGTGGTGGTAGTGAATGTATTGTACGGTGGAACAGTGACGTTCCCGGGGGTATGTGTGACTTGGGGTCTCATTGTTATGGTTATGATTTACTCTACTGGTCACATCTCCGGTGCACATTTCAATCCGGCCGTCACCTTAACTTTTGCTATTTTCCGGCGATTTCCCTGGTATCAG GTACCATTGTATGTAGGTGCACAACTTGCAGGATCGTTACTAGCCAGTTTGACAATAAGACTAATGTTCAAAGTAACACCTGAAGCTTACTTCGGAACAACTCCAACTGATTCGGCGGCACGAGCGCTCGTTGCGGAGATCATTATCTCATTTCTTCTCATGTTCGTTATCTCCGGCGTTTCAACTGATAGTCGCGCG ATTGGAGAATTAGCTGGAATTGCGGTAGGGATGACTATAATGTTAAATGTTTTTGTGGCCGG ACCGATTTCAGGAGCATCAATGAATCCAGCGAGAAGTCTAGGACCAGCAATTGTGATGGGAGTTTACAAAGACATATGGGTTTACATTGTAGGTCCCATCTCCGGAGTTATGGCCGGAGGTTTTGTTTACAACTTTATCAGGTTTACTGATAAGCCACTTCGAGAACTCACCAAGAGTGCGTCTTTTCTCCGTAGCATCTCTCCAAAACAATAA
- the LOC103864149 gene encoding BTB/POZ domain-containing protein At1g30440, translating into MLTGSMACMKLGSKSDSFKRQGQDWFCTTGLPSDIIIEVGEMSFHLHKFPLLSRSGVMERRIAEASKEGDDKCLIQISDFPGRDKTFELVAKFCYGVKLELTASNVVCLRCAAKHLEMTEEYGEGNLISQTGKFFNQVVFKSWKYSIKALQCCDEVLKYADEFNITKKCIESLAMRALADPNSFVEHGGGPMQSPGGSVLWNGISTGARREDTSSDWWYEDASMLSFALFKRLITLMDSRGIREEIVAGSLTYYTRKYLPVLKRRHSGSSSITPLSSGSSVLLSEEEQKHLLEEIQELDLPCMQKGLLPTKFFVDMLIIAKILKASPSCIENLEKRIGMQLDQATLEDLVMPSFSHTMETLYDVDSVQRILDYFLSRVHTMPVGASSSCSSVEDGNLNGSPQSMAAVAKLIDGYLAEVAPDVNLKLAKFQALAASVPEYARLLDDGLYRAIDIYLKHHPWLAETEREDLCRLLDCQKLSTEACTHAAQNERLPLRIIVQVLFIEQLQLKASVAECLPVLGSLDGRSRKLGSNGFSGESTKGGWETAVRENQDLKVGMDKMRMRVCELEKECSKMRQEIEKLDKTTKGGGASGSGSKTWENVSKKLGFGMKLKSHQIDSAQKVSSLKSNNENVKIEKLKDVKERQGKY; encoded by the exons ATGTTGACAGGAAGTATGGCATGCATGAAGCTGGGATCAAAATCAGATTCATTCAAAAGACAAGGCCAGGATTG GTTTTGCACAACTGGACTTCCAAGTGATATCATCATTGAAGTTGGAGAGATGTCTTTCCATCTCCACAAG TTTCCCTTGCTCTCAAGAAGTGGAGTCATGGAAAGAAGGATTGCTGAGGCGTCTAAAGAAGGGGATGACAAATGTCTCATTCAGATTTCTGATTTTCCTGGCCGAGACAAAACGTTTGAGCTAGTCGCCAAGTTCTGCTATGGTGTGAAGCTTGAACTCACTGCCTCCAACGTTGTATGCCTCAGATGCGCTGCTAAGCATCTCGAAATGACAGAAGAGTATGGGGAAGGAAACCTAATTTCCCAAACCGGAAAGTTTTTCAACCAAGTCGTCTTCAAGAGCTGGAAATATTCTATAAAAGCGCTTCAATGCTGCGATGAGGTCCTCAAGTACGCTGATGAATTCAACATTACCAAGAAATGCATTGAATCATTAGCCATGAGAGCATTGGCAGATCCAAACTCGTTCGTGGAGCATGGTGGTGGGCCCATGCAGAGTCCAGGGGGCAGCGTTTTATGGAACGGGATAAGCACAGGGGCTAGACGTGAAGACACTAGTTCAGATTGGTGGTACGAGGATGCGTCCATGCTTAGTTTTGCTCTTTTTAAGAGACTTATCACACTCATGGATTCCCGAGGAATAAGAGAAGAAATCGTCGCCGGTTCCCTAACCTATTACACCAGAAAATACTTGCCTGTCTTAAAGCGACGTCACAGTGGTAGTTCTTCCATCACACCTTTGAGCTCAGGGAGTAGTGTATTATTGTCTGAAGAAGAGCAGAAACACTTGCTTGAAGAGATCCAGGAGCTTGATCTTCCCTGTATGCAAAAAGGTTTACTTCCGACCAAGTTTTTCGTAGACATGCTTATAATCGCCAAGATTCTGAAAGCTAGTCCGAGTTGCATAGAGAATTTGGAGAAGCGGATAGGGATGCAGCTTGACCAGGCGACGTTGGAAGATCTTGTAATGCCTAGCTTTTCTCATACTATGGAGACTCTATATGACGTTGACTCTGTGCAAAGGATCCTGGACTACTTTCTTAGTAGGGTTCATACTATGCCCGTAGGGGCTAGCTCCTCGTGTTCTTCAGTAGAAGACGGGAATTTAAACGGATCCCCACAGTCAATGGCAGCGGTTGCGAAGCTGATAGATGGGTATCTTGCTGAAGTTGCTCCTGATGTCAATCTCAAGCTTGCAAAGTTCCAAGCTTTAGCCGCTTCGGTTCCTGAATACGCCAGACTCTTAGATGACGGGCTCTATCGTGCAATAGACATCTACCTAAAG CATCATCCGTGGTTAGCGGAAACAGAAAGAGAGGATCTTTGTAGGTTGTTAGACTGCCAAAAGCTCTCTACGGAAGCTTGCACACACGCAGCACAGAACGAGAGGTTGCCTCTAAGAATAATAGTCCAAGTGCTCTTCATCGAGCAACTTCAGCTCAAGGCCTCTGTTGCTGAATGCCTCCCGGTTTTAGGCAGCCTCGATGGCCGGTCAAGAAAGTTAGGAAGCAACGGATTTTCAGGAGAATCAACCAAAGGAGGATGGGAAACCGCAGTAAGGGAGAATCAAGACCTGAAAGTTGGAATGGACAAAATGAGAATGCGGGTTTGCGAGTTAGAGAAAGAATGTTCAAAAATGAGACAGGAGATTGAAAAACTCGATAAGACAACAAAGGGTGGTGGTGCTTCTGGAAGCGGCAGCAAAACGTGGGAAAACGTTTCTAAGAAACTCGGATTCGGTATGAAGCTGAAGTCACATCAAATTGACAGTGCTCAAAAAGTATCCAGCTTAAAGTCTAACAACGAGAATGTGAAGATAGAGAAGCTTAAGGATGTCAAAGAGCGTCAAGGGAAGTATTAG
- the LOC103864150 gene encoding calcium-binding protein CML24 yields the protein MSKSNGARSCLGSMDDIRRVFQRFDKNGDGKISVDELKEVIRALSPTASPEETVKMMKQFDLDGNGFIDMDEFVSLFQIGVNQGGGGGGNSKNDLKEAFELYDLDGNGRISAKELHSVMKNLGEKCSVQDCRKMISKVDTDGDGCVNFEEFKLMMNNGGA from the coding sequence ATGTCGAAGAGCAACGGAGCTCGCAGCTGTCTAGGCTCGATGGACGACATCCGCCGAGTCTTCCAGCGCTTCGACAAAAACGGCGACGGGAAAATCTCCGTCGACGAGCTCAAGGAAGTGATCCGCGCGCTCAGCCCCACCGCGTCGCCGGAGGAGACGGTGAAGATGATGAAACAGTTCGATCTCGACGGGAACGGATTCATCGACATGGACGAGTTCGTCTCTCTTTTCCAGATCGGAGTGAACcaaggcggaggaggaggaggaaacaGCAAGAACGATCTGAAGGAAGCGTTCGAGCTGTACGATCTGGACGGGAACGGGCGGATCTCGGCGAAGGAGCTTCACTCGGTGATGAAGAATCTGGGGGAGAAGTGCTCTGTTCAGGATTGCAGGAAGATGATTAGCAAAGTTGATACTGATGGTGACGGTTGCGTTAACTTCGAGGAGTTTAAGCTGATGATGAACAACGGCGGCGCTTGA